In one Lolium rigidum isolate FL_2022 chromosome 3, APGP_CSIRO_Lrig_0.1, whole genome shotgun sequence genomic region, the following are encoded:
- the LOC124700692 gene encoding transcription factor RAX3-like produces the protein MGRAPCCDKASVKKGPWSPEEDATLKSYIEQNGTGGNWIALPQKIGLKRCGKSCRLRWLNYLRPNIRHGGFSEEEDRIILGLYISIGSRWSIIAAQLPGRTDNDIKNYWNTRLKKKLFGKQSRKDQRQQQFARQVAIGGQKEEGTRDTNGTNGFAAGAYNWHQHAMAMPVHPMSGSIGNGDRIGEEVDESIRKLLFKLGGSSFAALPPPPMYEETQTFAVPSVHTAPLTERGIQCSGVLPALELDESFQFNQVKLDGLECFFGMGDQSMRWNEVSPLVCPNTAVASSSQGMQQYCHVEEPVDLGMQ, from the exons ATGGGGAGAGCTCCGTGCTGCGACAAGGCAAGCGTGAAGAAGGGCccatggtcgccggaggaggacgccACGCTGAAGTCCTACATCGAACAGAACGGCACCGGCGGCAACTGGATCGCCCTGCCGCAGAAGATTG GTCTGAAGAGGTGTGGCAAGAGCTGCCGCCTCCGGTGGCTCAACTACCTCCGGCCTAACATCAGGCACGGCGGgttctcggaggaggaggacaggATCATCCTCGGCCTCTACATCAGCATAGGCAGCAG GTGGTCGATAATAGCGGCACAGCTGCCAGGGAGGACAGATAATGACATCAAGAACTACTGGAACACAAGGCTCAAGAAGAAGCTTTTCGGCAAGCAGTCCCGCAAGGACCAGAGGCAGCAGCAGTTCGCACGCCAGGTAGCAATTGGTGGGCAGAAGGAAGAAGGAACCAGGGACACAAACGGAACAAATGGCTTTGCTGCTGGTGCTTACAATTGGCACCAGCATGCCATGGCCATGCCAGTGCATCCGATGTCGGGATCAATAGGGAATGGTGATCGTATCGGAGAAGAAGTCGACGAGTCAATCCGGAAGCTTCTGTTTAAGCTAGGAGGAAGCTCATTTGCAGCCCTGCCACCTCCACCAATGTACGAGGAAACTCAAACCTTTGCGGTGCCATCTGTGCACACGGCTCCGCTCACCGAACGTGGCATCCAGTGTTCCGGCGTGCTACCGGCGCTAGAGCTTGATGAGAGCTTCCAGTTCAATCAGGTCAAGCTGGACGGGCTGGAATGCTTCTTCGGCATGGGAGACCAGAGCATGAGGTGGAATGAGGTGAGCCCCTTGGTTTGCCCTAACACTGCTGTGGCATCCAGCTCCCAAGGAATGCAGCAGTACTGCCATGTTGAGGAGCCGGTTGACCTTGGGATGCAGTAG